The Nicotiana tabacum cultivar K326 chromosome 14, ASM71507v2, whole genome shotgun sequence genome contains a region encoding:
- the LOC107780831 gene encoding uncharacterized protein LOC107780831 isoform X1: protein MKVAVVGAGISGLVCAYELAKSGVKVVVYEKEDYLGGHAKTVTVDGVHLDLGFMFFNQVTYPNMMEFFVFLGADTEISDMSFSVSLDHGHGCEWGTRNGFSSLFAQKKNVLNPYFWQMIREISKFKQDVTSYLEALDNNPDIDCDKTIGQFIKSHGYSELFQKSYLIPICSSIWSCPSEGVMGFSAYSILSFFRDHHLLQLFSLPQLLTVRWKSYAYVNKVKEDLEKRGCQIRTGCEVNSVSTNEEGCTIACNDGAKEVYDGCVMAGHAPDTLKMLGKEATYDETRILGAFQYICSDIFLHRDKTFLPRDPAAWSALNFLGTMNSRGSMTYWLNIIQNLGGTEQPYCVTLNPPHTPEHTMLKWTTGHPVPSVAASIASSELHQIQGKRGIWFCGAYQGYGLHEDGLKAGVTAADGVLRRNCSILDNPKHMVPTWPETGARLLVTRFLKSFIETGCIILLENGGTIFTFQGTDKKCSLKVSLRVHSTQFYWKVATQGDLGLADAFIHGDFSFVDKNEGLLNLFMIFVANRDLKASVTRSSKKRGWWTPLLSTAALSSAKYFIQHVSNQNTLTKARRNISRHYDLSNELFSLFLDETMTYSCAIFKSENEDLKVAQLRKISLLIKKAKISKEHHILEIGFGWGSLAVEVVKQTGCKYTGVTLSEQQLKYAQSIVQQAGLQDQITFLLCDYRQMPNNYKYDRIISCGMLEHVGHDFIGEFFSCCETALAEDGLLVVQFISIPDERYEEYRRSSDFIKEYIFPGGCLPALNRVTSAMAAASRLCVVHLEEIGIHYYQTLRCWREKFLKNQSQIRALGFDDKFIRTWEYYFDYCAAGFKTCTLGDYQIVFSRPGNVAVFGDPYNGVPSAY, encoded by the exons ATGAAAGTAGCAGTGGTTGGGGCAGGAATAAGTGGACTGGTTTGTGCATATGAATTGGCAAAATCTGGGGTGAAAGTTGTGGTTTATGAGAAGGAAGATTATCTCGGTGGCCACGCCAAGACTGTTACCGTCGATGGCGTCCATCTTGACCTTGGTTTTATGTTCTTCAATCAG GTAACTTATCCAAACATGATGGAATTTTTTGTGTTCCTTGGAGCTGATACGGAGATCTCCGATATGTCATTTTCAGTGAGCTTAGACCATGGCCATGGTTGCGAATGGGGTACCCGAAATGGATTCTCTAGTTTGTTTGCACAGAAGAAAAATGTGTTGAATCCATACTTTTGGCAAATGATTAGAGAAATTAGCAAGTTCAAGCAGGATGTCACAAG CTACCTTGAAGCACTTGACAACAATCCTGACATTGATTGCGACAAAACAATAGGGCAATTTATTAAGTCACATGGCTATTCAGAGTTATTTCAGAAGTCTTATCTG ATTCCAATATGCTCTTCAATTTGGTCATGCCCCTCGGAAGGAGTAATGGGCTTTTCTGCTTATTCCATTCTTTCATTCTTCCGCGACCACCATCTTCTTCAg CTCTTTAGTCTCCCTCAATTGCTCACTGTAAGATGGAAATCATATGCATATGTAAACAAG GTTAAGGAGGATCTGGAGAAGAGAGGCTGCCAAATAAGAACTGGTTGTGAAGTAAATTCTGTATCGACAAATGAAGAAG GTTGTACCATAGCTTGCAATGATGGTGCCAAAGAAGTATATGATGGATGCGTAATGGCTGGACATGCTCCAGATACTCTGAAAATGTTAGGCAAAGAGGCAACATATGATGAAACAAGAATTCTGGGTGCTTTCCAGTATATCTGTAG TGATATTTTCCTTCATCGTGACAAAACATTCCTGCCTCGCGACCCAGCAGCATGGAGTGCTTTGAACTTTCTTGGAACCATGAATAGTAGAGGAAGCATGACATATTGGCTCAATATAATCCAG AACCTTGGTGGGACGGAGCAACCTTATTGCGTAACTCTTAATCCTCCTCACACACCAGAACATACGATGCTTAAGTGGACCACAGGCCACCCAGTACCCTCAGTTGCTGCATCGATAGCTTCATCCGAGCTACATCAAATCCAAGGGAAGAGAGGAATATGGTTTTGTGGAGCATATCAAG GCTATGGCTTACATGAGGATGGACTAAAG GCGGGTGTGACTGCTGCAGATGGCGTACTTAGAAGGAATTGTAGTATTCTGGACAATCCCAAACACATGGTACCAACCTGGCCTGAAACAGGAGCACGTCTCCTCGTTACTAGATTTCTCAAAAGTTTCATTGAAACAGGATGCATAAT CTTGTTGGAAAATGGAGGTACAATTTTCACCTTCCAAGGAACAGACAAGAAATGCTCTCTCAAAGTTTCTCTTAGAGTTCATAGTACACAGTTTTACTGGAAG GTTGCAACTCAAGGTGACTTAGGCCTTGCAGATGCTTTTATTCATGGGGATTTCTCTTTCGTCGACAAGAATGAAGGTCTTCTTAATCTTTTCATG ATATTTGTTGCCAACAGAGATTTGAAAGCATCAGTCACAAGGTCTagtaagaaaag AGGCTGGTGGACACCACTGCTTTCTACAGCAGCATTATCATCGGCAAAATATTTCATTCAACATGTTTCAAATCAAAACACCCTGACAAAGGCTCGACGGAATATCTCTCGCCATTATGACCTG AGTAATGAACTCTTCTCACTCTTTCTGGATGAGACAATGACATACTCATGTGCAATATTCAAG AGTGAGAATGAAGACCTGAAAGTTGCACAGCTTAGAAAGATTTCTCTTCTCATCAAAAAG GCTAAAATTAGCAAGGAACATCACATTTTAGAGATTGGATTTGGTTGGGGAAGTTTGGCTGTTGAAGTAGTCAAGCAAACAGGATGTAAATATACTGGTGTAACTCTCTCCGAGCAGCAACTAAAGTATGCACAATCAATAGTTCAACAAGCAGGCCTTCAG GATCAAATAACATTTCTCCTATGTGACTATCGCCAAATGCCAAATAACTACAAATATGACAGGATTATATCATG CGGGATGTTAGAACATGTTGGTCATGATTTCATAGGGGAATTCTTTTCTTGTTGTGAAACTGCGCTGGCAGAGGATGGGCTTCTAGTTGTACAG TTCATTTCAATACCAGACGAGAGATACGAAGAATACAGGCGGAGCTCAGACTTCATAAAAGAGTATATATTCCCAGGTGGATGCTTGCCTGCACTAAATCGAGTAACATCAGCTATGGCTGCAGCATCCAGACTATG TGTAGTGCACCTGGAAGAGATAGGAATTCACTACTATCAGACGTTGAGATGTTGGCGAGAAAAATTCTTGAAAAATCAAAG CCAAATTCGTGCTTTGGGATTCGACGACAAGTTCATACGAACATGGGAGTACTACTTTGATTACTGTGCTGCTGGATTCAAAACGTGCACACTAGGAGATTATCAG ATTGTATTCTCAAGGCCAGGCAATGTTGCAGTTTTTGGTGATCCTTACAATGGTGTGCCTTCAGCTTATTAA
- the LOC107780831 gene encoding uncharacterized protein LOC107780831 isoform X2: protein MKVAVVGAGISGLVCAYELAKSGVKVVVYEKEDYLGGHAKTVTVDGVHLDLGFMFFNQVTYPNMMEFFVFLGADTEISDMSFSVSLDHGHGCEWGTRNGFSSLFAQKKNVLNPYFWQMIREISKFKQDVTSYLEALDNNPDIDCDKTIGQFIKSHGYSELFQKSYLIPICSSIWSCPSEGVMGFSAYSILSFFRDHHLLQLFSLPQLLTVRWKSYAYVNKVKEDLEKRGCQIRTGCEVNSVSTNEEGCTIACNDGAKEVYDGCVMAGHAPDTLKMLGKEATYDETRILGAFQYISWSALNFLGTMNSRGSMTYWLNIIQNLGGTEQPYCVTLNPPHTPEHTMLKWTTGHPVPSVAASIASSELHQIQGKRGIWFCGAYQGYGLHEDGLKAGVTAADGVLRRNCSILDNPKHMVPTWPETGARLLVTRFLKSFIETGCIILLENGGTIFTFQGTDKKCSLKVSLRVHSTQFYWKVATQGDLGLADAFIHGDFSFVDKNEGLLNLFMIFVANRDLKASVTRSSKKRGWWTPLLSTAALSSAKYFIQHVSNQNTLTKARRNISRHYDLSNELFSLFLDETMTYSCAIFKSENEDLKVAQLRKISLLIKKAKISKEHHILEIGFGWGSLAVEVVKQTGCKYTGVTLSEQQLKYAQSIVQQAGLQDQITFLLCDYRQMPNNYKYDRIISCGMLEHVGHDFIGEFFSCCETALAEDGLLVVQFISIPDERYEEYRRSSDFIKEYIFPGGCLPALNRVTSAMAAASRLCVVHLEEIGIHYYQTLRCWREKFLKNQSQIRALGFDDKFIRTWEYYFDYCAAGFKTCTLGDYQIVFSRPGNVAVFGDPYNGVPSAY from the exons ATGAAAGTAGCAGTGGTTGGGGCAGGAATAAGTGGACTGGTTTGTGCATATGAATTGGCAAAATCTGGGGTGAAAGTTGTGGTTTATGAGAAGGAAGATTATCTCGGTGGCCACGCCAAGACTGTTACCGTCGATGGCGTCCATCTTGACCTTGGTTTTATGTTCTTCAATCAG GTAACTTATCCAAACATGATGGAATTTTTTGTGTTCCTTGGAGCTGATACGGAGATCTCCGATATGTCATTTTCAGTGAGCTTAGACCATGGCCATGGTTGCGAATGGGGTACCCGAAATGGATTCTCTAGTTTGTTTGCACAGAAGAAAAATGTGTTGAATCCATACTTTTGGCAAATGATTAGAGAAATTAGCAAGTTCAAGCAGGATGTCACAAG CTACCTTGAAGCACTTGACAACAATCCTGACATTGATTGCGACAAAACAATAGGGCAATTTATTAAGTCACATGGCTATTCAGAGTTATTTCAGAAGTCTTATCTG ATTCCAATATGCTCTTCAATTTGGTCATGCCCCTCGGAAGGAGTAATGGGCTTTTCTGCTTATTCCATTCTTTCATTCTTCCGCGACCACCATCTTCTTCAg CTCTTTAGTCTCCCTCAATTGCTCACTGTAAGATGGAAATCATATGCATATGTAAACAAG GTTAAGGAGGATCTGGAGAAGAGAGGCTGCCAAATAAGAACTGGTTGTGAAGTAAATTCTGTATCGACAAATGAAGAAG GTTGTACCATAGCTTGCAATGATGGTGCCAAAGAAGTATATGATGGATGCGTAATGGCTGGACATGCTCCAGATACTCTGAAAATGTTAGGCAAAGAGGCAACATATGATGAAACAAGAATTCTGGGTGCTTTCCAGTATATCT CATGGAGTGCTTTGAACTTTCTTGGAACCATGAATAGTAGAGGAAGCATGACATATTGGCTCAATATAATCCAG AACCTTGGTGGGACGGAGCAACCTTATTGCGTAACTCTTAATCCTCCTCACACACCAGAACATACGATGCTTAAGTGGACCACAGGCCACCCAGTACCCTCAGTTGCTGCATCGATAGCTTCATCCGAGCTACATCAAATCCAAGGGAAGAGAGGAATATGGTTTTGTGGAGCATATCAAG GCTATGGCTTACATGAGGATGGACTAAAG GCGGGTGTGACTGCTGCAGATGGCGTACTTAGAAGGAATTGTAGTATTCTGGACAATCCCAAACACATGGTACCAACCTGGCCTGAAACAGGAGCACGTCTCCTCGTTACTAGATTTCTCAAAAGTTTCATTGAAACAGGATGCATAAT CTTGTTGGAAAATGGAGGTACAATTTTCACCTTCCAAGGAACAGACAAGAAATGCTCTCTCAAAGTTTCTCTTAGAGTTCATAGTACACAGTTTTACTGGAAG GTTGCAACTCAAGGTGACTTAGGCCTTGCAGATGCTTTTATTCATGGGGATTTCTCTTTCGTCGACAAGAATGAAGGTCTTCTTAATCTTTTCATG ATATTTGTTGCCAACAGAGATTTGAAAGCATCAGTCACAAGGTCTagtaagaaaag AGGCTGGTGGACACCACTGCTTTCTACAGCAGCATTATCATCGGCAAAATATTTCATTCAACATGTTTCAAATCAAAACACCCTGACAAAGGCTCGACGGAATATCTCTCGCCATTATGACCTG AGTAATGAACTCTTCTCACTCTTTCTGGATGAGACAATGACATACTCATGTGCAATATTCAAG AGTGAGAATGAAGACCTGAAAGTTGCACAGCTTAGAAAGATTTCTCTTCTCATCAAAAAG GCTAAAATTAGCAAGGAACATCACATTTTAGAGATTGGATTTGGTTGGGGAAGTTTGGCTGTTGAAGTAGTCAAGCAAACAGGATGTAAATATACTGGTGTAACTCTCTCCGAGCAGCAACTAAAGTATGCACAATCAATAGTTCAACAAGCAGGCCTTCAG GATCAAATAACATTTCTCCTATGTGACTATCGCCAAATGCCAAATAACTACAAATATGACAGGATTATATCATG CGGGATGTTAGAACATGTTGGTCATGATTTCATAGGGGAATTCTTTTCTTGTTGTGAAACTGCGCTGGCAGAGGATGGGCTTCTAGTTGTACAG TTCATTTCAATACCAGACGAGAGATACGAAGAATACAGGCGGAGCTCAGACTTCATAAAAGAGTATATATTCCCAGGTGGATGCTTGCCTGCACTAAATCGAGTAACATCAGCTATGGCTGCAGCATCCAGACTATG TGTAGTGCACCTGGAAGAGATAGGAATTCACTACTATCAGACGTTGAGATGTTGGCGAGAAAAATTCTTGAAAAATCAAAG CCAAATTCGTGCTTTGGGATTCGACGACAAGTTCATACGAACATGGGAGTACTACTTTGATTACTGTGCTGCTGGATTCAAAACGTGCACACTAGGAGATTATCAG ATTGTATTCTCAAGGCCAGGCAATGTTGCAGTTTTTGGTGATCCTTACAATGGTGTGCCTTCAGCTTATTAA
- the LOC107780831 gene encoding uncharacterized protein LOC107780831 isoform X3, whose protein sequence is MIREISKFKQDVTSYLEALDNNPDIDCDKTIGQFIKSHGYSELFQKSYLIPICSSIWSCPSEGVMGFSAYSILSFFRDHHLLQLFSLPQLLTVRWKSYAYVNKVKEDLEKRGCQIRTGCEVNSVSTNEEGCTIACNDGAKEVYDGCVMAGHAPDTLKMLGKEATYDETRILGAFQYICSDIFLHRDKTFLPRDPAAWSALNFLGTMNSRGSMTYWLNIIQNLGGTEQPYCVTLNPPHTPEHTMLKWTTGHPVPSVAASIASSELHQIQGKRGIWFCGAYQGYGLHEDGLKAGVTAADGVLRRNCSILDNPKHMVPTWPETGARLLVTRFLKSFIETGCIILLENGGTIFTFQGTDKKCSLKVSLRVHSTQFYWKVATQGDLGLADAFIHGDFSFVDKNEGLLNLFMIFVANRDLKASVTRSSKKRGWWTPLLSTAALSSAKYFIQHVSNQNTLTKARRNISRHYDLSNELFSLFLDETMTYSCAIFKSENEDLKVAQLRKISLLIKKAKISKEHHILEIGFGWGSLAVEVVKQTGCKYTGVTLSEQQLKYAQSIVQQAGLQDQITFLLCDYRQMPNNYKYDRIISCGMLEHVGHDFIGEFFSCCETALAEDGLLVVQFISIPDERYEEYRRSSDFIKEYIFPGGCLPALNRVTSAMAAASRLCVVHLEEIGIHYYQTLRCWREKFLKNQSQIRALGFDDKFIRTWEYYFDYCAAGFKTCTLGDYQIVFSRPGNVAVFGDPYNGVPSAY, encoded by the exons ATGATTAGAGAAATTAGCAAGTTCAAGCAGGATGTCACAAG CTACCTTGAAGCACTTGACAACAATCCTGACATTGATTGCGACAAAACAATAGGGCAATTTATTAAGTCACATGGCTATTCAGAGTTATTTCAGAAGTCTTATCTG ATTCCAATATGCTCTTCAATTTGGTCATGCCCCTCGGAAGGAGTAATGGGCTTTTCTGCTTATTCCATTCTTTCATTCTTCCGCGACCACCATCTTCTTCAg CTCTTTAGTCTCCCTCAATTGCTCACTGTAAGATGGAAATCATATGCATATGTAAACAAG GTTAAGGAGGATCTGGAGAAGAGAGGCTGCCAAATAAGAACTGGTTGTGAAGTAAATTCTGTATCGACAAATGAAGAAG GTTGTACCATAGCTTGCAATGATGGTGCCAAAGAAGTATATGATGGATGCGTAATGGCTGGACATGCTCCAGATACTCTGAAAATGTTAGGCAAAGAGGCAACATATGATGAAACAAGAATTCTGGGTGCTTTCCAGTATATCTGTAG TGATATTTTCCTTCATCGTGACAAAACATTCCTGCCTCGCGACCCAGCAGCATGGAGTGCTTTGAACTTTCTTGGAACCATGAATAGTAGAGGAAGCATGACATATTGGCTCAATATAATCCAG AACCTTGGTGGGACGGAGCAACCTTATTGCGTAACTCTTAATCCTCCTCACACACCAGAACATACGATGCTTAAGTGGACCACAGGCCACCCAGTACCCTCAGTTGCTGCATCGATAGCTTCATCCGAGCTACATCAAATCCAAGGGAAGAGAGGAATATGGTTTTGTGGAGCATATCAAG GCTATGGCTTACATGAGGATGGACTAAAG GCGGGTGTGACTGCTGCAGATGGCGTACTTAGAAGGAATTGTAGTATTCTGGACAATCCCAAACACATGGTACCAACCTGGCCTGAAACAGGAGCACGTCTCCTCGTTACTAGATTTCTCAAAAGTTTCATTGAAACAGGATGCATAAT CTTGTTGGAAAATGGAGGTACAATTTTCACCTTCCAAGGAACAGACAAGAAATGCTCTCTCAAAGTTTCTCTTAGAGTTCATAGTACACAGTTTTACTGGAAG GTTGCAACTCAAGGTGACTTAGGCCTTGCAGATGCTTTTATTCATGGGGATTTCTCTTTCGTCGACAAGAATGAAGGTCTTCTTAATCTTTTCATG ATATTTGTTGCCAACAGAGATTTGAAAGCATCAGTCACAAGGTCTagtaagaaaag AGGCTGGTGGACACCACTGCTTTCTACAGCAGCATTATCATCGGCAAAATATTTCATTCAACATGTTTCAAATCAAAACACCCTGACAAAGGCTCGACGGAATATCTCTCGCCATTATGACCTG AGTAATGAACTCTTCTCACTCTTTCTGGATGAGACAATGACATACTCATGTGCAATATTCAAG AGTGAGAATGAAGACCTGAAAGTTGCACAGCTTAGAAAGATTTCTCTTCTCATCAAAAAG GCTAAAATTAGCAAGGAACATCACATTTTAGAGATTGGATTTGGTTGGGGAAGTTTGGCTGTTGAAGTAGTCAAGCAAACAGGATGTAAATATACTGGTGTAACTCTCTCCGAGCAGCAACTAAAGTATGCACAATCAATAGTTCAACAAGCAGGCCTTCAG GATCAAATAACATTTCTCCTATGTGACTATCGCCAAATGCCAAATAACTACAAATATGACAGGATTATATCATG CGGGATGTTAGAACATGTTGGTCATGATTTCATAGGGGAATTCTTTTCTTGTTGTGAAACTGCGCTGGCAGAGGATGGGCTTCTAGTTGTACAG TTCATTTCAATACCAGACGAGAGATACGAAGAATACAGGCGGAGCTCAGACTTCATAAAAGAGTATATATTCCCAGGTGGATGCTTGCCTGCACTAAATCGAGTAACATCAGCTATGGCTGCAGCATCCAGACTATG TGTAGTGCACCTGGAAGAGATAGGAATTCACTACTATCAGACGTTGAGATGTTGGCGAGAAAAATTCTTGAAAAATCAAAG CCAAATTCGTGCTTTGGGATTCGACGACAAGTTCATACGAACATGGGAGTACTACTTTGATTACTGTGCTGCTGGATTCAAAACGTGCACACTAGGAGATTATCAG ATTGTATTCTCAAGGCCAGGCAATGTTGCAGTTTTTGGTGATCCTTACAATGGTGTGCCTTCAGCTTATTAA